Proteins encoded by one window of Sphaerochaeta sp.:
- the pta gene encoding phosphate acetyltransferase, translated as MTFAEKMIKKAVAAQKRLVLAEGTEPRTLQAARKIKDQKIAKSVILVGNVEAVKEAAKKVNVSVDDMEIVDPATSPKLDAYANEYYELRKAKGMTPEQAHTDIQDILRWGAMMVRLGDGDALVSGAESTTADLLRAAFTIIKCKPGVKYASSCFVMVTDKKEYGANGSFIFGDCATIPNPTSEQLADIAEESAVSCRTFLEVEPCIALLSYSTKGSAKGELIDKVTGALAMLKEKDPDLNVDGELQLDASIVPTVAAKKAPGSKVAGHANTLIFPDLQAGNIGYKLVQRLAGAEAYGPVLQGFAKPCSDLSRGCSVDDIVVTSAITLSQAAAK; from the coding sequence ATGACTTTTGCGGAAAAAATGATCAAGAAAGCCGTCGCCGCCCAGAAACGGTTGGTGTTGGCCGAAGGGACCGAGCCGAGGACCTTGCAGGCCGCCCGGAAAATCAAGGACCAGAAGATCGCCAAGAGCGTGATTCTGGTAGGCAACGTGGAAGCGGTGAAAGAAGCCGCCAAGAAGGTCAACGTGTCGGTTGATGACATGGAGATCGTTGATCCGGCGACCAGCCCCAAACTGGACGCCTACGCAAACGAGTACTACGAACTGCGCAAAGCCAAGGGGATGACTCCGGAGCAGGCGCATACCGACATCCAGGACATCCTTCGCTGGGGTGCCATGATGGTTCGCCTGGGAGACGGGGACGCGCTGGTAAGCGGCGCTGAATCCACCACGGCCGACCTGCTTCGCGCCGCATTCACCATCATCAAATGCAAACCGGGCGTCAAGTATGCCTCTTCCTGCTTCGTCATGGTGACGGACAAGAAGGAGTATGGAGCCAACGGTTCCTTCATCTTTGGTGACTGCGCCACCATCCCCAACCCGACCAGTGAACAGCTGGCGGACATTGCCGAGGAATCAGCCGTATCCTGCCGCACCTTCCTGGAAGTGGAGCCGTGCATCGCGCTGCTTTCCTATTCCACCAAAGGCTCCGCCAAAGGAGAGTTGATCGACAAGGTCACCGGCGCTCTGGCCATGCTGAAGGAGAAGGACCCCGATCTGAACGTCGACGGAGAACTGCAGCTTGACGCCTCCATCGTGCCGACGGTCGCAGCCAAGAAGGCTCCGGGCAGTAAGGTTGCCGGACACGCCAACACGTTGATCTTCCCCGACCTGCAGGCGGGAAACATCGGTTACAAACTGGTGCAGCGCCTTGCCGGTGCGGAAGCCTATGGTCCCGTGCTCCAGGGCTTCGCCAAACCGTGCTCCGACCTGTCCCGTGGATGCTCTGTGGACGACATCGTCGTCACCAGCGCCATCACGCTCAGCCAAGCCGCGGCGAAATAA
- a CDS encoding HAD-IA family hydrolase, with product MQSSGKGVLFDLDGTLVNTISDIQAAINAALAASGVAPIDEATTKTVVGRGLANALRGALGPALDTMDTARFDELYRILISFYEAHPCEHSKPYPGVSSLLRNLVARGVQVGVLSNKADVLVRMIIRRLFPSLPFALIQGMEASLPHKPDPKALSLFLNATGLGRDEMLYVGDSEVDWQFAKASGCRVALVSWGFRGRDALGKLDSTVICDTIAELEERIDAI from the coding sequence ATGCAAAGCAGTGGAAAAGGGGTGCTGTTCGATCTTGACGGCACCTTGGTGAATACCATTTCTGACATCCAAGCGGCCATCAACGCGGCGCTTGCCGCTTCCGGTGTGGCTCCGATTGACGAAGCGACGACCAAAACGGTGGTGGGGCGAGGCCTGGCCAACGCGCTCCGCGGCGCGTTGGGGCCTGCCCTGGATACGATGGATACCGCACGGTTCGATGAGCTCTACCGGATTTTGATCTCCTTTTACGAAGCCCATCCCTGTGAGCACAGCAAGCCGTATCCTGGGGTCTCGTCGTTGTTGCGCAATCTTGTCGCCCGAGGGGTGCAGGTCGGCGTATTATCCAACAAGGCGGACGTGCTGGTGCGTATGATCATCCGCCGTCTGTTTCCTTCCTTGCCGTTCGCGTTGATCCAGGGGATGGAAGCCAGTCTGCCCCACAAGCCCGACCCCAAGGCGCTTTCCCTGTTTCTGAACGCCACAGGGTTGGGCCGGGACGAGATGCTGTATGTGGGTGACAGCGAAGTGGACTGGCAGTTCGCCAAGGCCTCTGGCTGTCGGGTCGCGTTGGTCTCCTGGGGATTCCGGGGACGGGACGCGCTGGGAAAATTGGACAGCACCGTCATCTGTGATACAATAGCAGAACTGGAGGAACGGATCGATGCAATATGA
- a CDS encoding MATE family efflux transporter, translating to MKVHEVNVLDTTKPIGSIIWSLAWPAILEQVLQVMVNYVDSAMVGSLGAAETAAISVNSSTIWLINGLMNALAIGFAVLMARHLGAGNRGIAKSVVRQALACQSLFGLGISLIMLVIARYLPSWLHADPAIQAEATGYMRWIAAGYLPTMLMIGLSAMLRLSGDTRTPLYLNALNNLCNIILNLFFIFPGFHLFGFFVPGLGKGVAGAAMATSIAATITAILLFASLKQPQRNIHLEKGSWRFDPVVQKTAIILSLPIALERSTLSLGQIALTAMITRLGITALAAHYLANTAEQITFLPPSGFATAATTLVAQALGANNESLAKRYADTCVRWGFILMTTMGALMFVFAPQLIGIFTTDAAVILLGATVLRIEAFGEPGFGLSQLIFGVLRGAGDTRIPFLISLLGMWVVRIPFAAILLKTTGLGLKAIWIAMMTDMTVRGIVSWVYYRKGSWKRRWKTSG from the coding sequence ATGAAGGTACATGAAGTCAACGTGCTGGATACGACCAAGCCGATCGGGAGCATCATCTGGTCGTTGGCCTGGCCTGCCATTTTGGAGCAAGTGCTCCAAGTGATGGTCAATTACGTTGACTCGGCGATGGTCGGCTCCCTGGGGGCGGCGGAGACCGCCGCCATCTCGGTCAATTCCTCCACCATTTGGTTGATCAACGGCCTGATGAACGCCCTCGCCATCGGCTTCGCCGTCCTGATGGCACGCCATCTGGGAGCGGGAAACCGGGGGATCGCCAAGAGCGTGGTGCGCCAGGCCTTGGCCTGCCAGAGCCTGTTCGGTCTGGGTATCTCACTGATCATGCTGGTCATCGCCCGGTACCTTCCTTCCTGGCTGCATGCCGATCCGGCCATCCAGGCCGAGGCGACCGGATACATGCGGTGGATCGCCGCGGGGTACCTCCCCACCATGCTGATGATCGGTCTGAGCGCCATGCTGCGCCTCTCCGGGGATACCAGGACACCGCTGTACCTCAACGCGTTGAACAACCTGTGCAACATCATCCTGAACCTGTTCTTCATCTTCCCTGGCTTCCATCTGTTCGGATTCTTCGTCCCCGGTCTGGGCAAAGGCGTCGCCGGCGCGGCGATGGCCACCTCCATCGCGGCGACCATCACGGCGATCTTGCTGTTCGCCTCGCTGAAACAGCCCCAGCGGAACATCCATCTGGAAAAAGGAAGCTGGAGATTCGACCCGGTGGTGCAGAAAACCGCCATCATCCTCTCGTTGCCCATCGCGCTGGAGCGGTCAACGTTGAGTCTGGGACAGATCGCCTTGACGGCGATGATCACACGGCTTGGCATCACGGCGCTCGCCGCCCACTACCTGGCCAACACCGCCGAGCAGATCACGTTCCTGCCACCCTCCGGCTTCGCCACGGCGGCCACCACGTTGGTGGCCCAGGCCCTTGGAGCGAACAACGAATCCCTTGCCAAACGCTATGCTGACACCTGTGTGCGGTGGGGTTTCATTCTGATGACCACCATGGGCGCGTTGATGTTTGTCTTCGCCCCGCAATTGATCGGTATTTTCACCACCGATGCCGCGGTGATCCTCCTGGGAGCCACCGTGCTGCGCATCGAAGCGTTCGGAGAGCCGGGATTCGGCCTCTCACAGTTGATCTTCGGCGTCCTCCGTGGCGCCGGGGATACCAGAATCCCCTTTTTGATCTCCCTGCTTGGCATGTGGGTGGTGCGTATCCCCTTCGCGGCGATTCTGTTGAAAACCACAGGGTTGGGACTGAAAGCGATCTGGATCGCCATGATGACCGACATGACGGTCCGTGGGATCGTCAGCTGGGTGTACTATCGGAAGGGGAGCTGGAAACGTAGGTGGAAAACGTCCGGGTAA
- a CDS encoding dihydroorotase has protein sequence MIDPHVHLRDGVQASKETILHGLTVASRCGFDWVFDMPNCNPPLTGTEAIQARLEMGRTAEEQVLAQTGRPIRYSVYAGLMADEQAIKTVVDAWRKWFPRVVGLKLFAGNSTGNMGQVTEEAQRKVYRTLSRLGYTGVLAVHCEKESLLRPDLEDPSDFSSHSLARPIEAEIASVKDQIRFAKEEGFQGVLHVCHLSVAECLPLIEQGRKDGLRITSGATAHHLLLNADDAKDHRLYAKMNPPLRDEAHRALLFQALCDGRIDWVESDHAPHTIQDKEKGASGIPGFSGSLLLLDRLYREGVPESRIRSLFGERVREVFGLPSMDITMVSPSDCRNRSDAVATAYPYDSFLKYRS, from the coding sequence ATGATCGATCCTCATGTGCATCTTCGGGATGGTGTCCAAGCTTCCAAGGAAACGATTTTGCACGGTTTGACCGTTGCCTCACGCTGTGGCTTTGATTGGGTGTTCGACATGCCCAACTGCAATCCTCCTTTGACGGGAACGGAGGCGATCCAAGCCCGTCTGGAGATGGGACGAACTGCGGAGGAGCAGGTGCTTGCGCAGACGGGTCGTCCCATCCGGTATTCCGTCTACGCGGGGTTGATGGCCGATGAGCAAGCAATCAAGACCGTGGTGGATGCATGGAGGAAGTGGTTTCCCCGTGTAGTGGGTTTGAAGCTGTTCGCCGGCAACTCAACCGGCAATATGGGTCAGGTCACCGAGGAAGCCCAACGGAAGGTGTACCGCACACTCTCCCGATTGGGATACACCGGAGTGCTTGCCGTCCACTGTGAGAAAGAGAGCCTGCTCCGTCCGGATCTTGAAGATCCGTCGGATTTCTCTTCCCATTCTCTGGCCCGTCCCATTGAGGCGGAGATCGCCTCGGTGAAGGACCAAATACGCTTTGCAAAGGAAGAAGGATTCCAGGGGGTGCTGCACGTCTGCCACCTCAGCGTCGCCGAGTGCCTGCCGTTGATCGAACAAGGACGGAAGGATGGGCTGCGGATCACCTCGGGGGCGACGGCCCATCATCTGTTGTTGAATGCAGACGACGCCAAGGATCATCGGCTGTATGCCAAGATGAATCCTCCTCTTCGGGATGAAGCCCATCGGGCCTTATTGTTCCAGGCACTCTGTGATGGGAGGATCGACTGGGTGGAGAGCGACCACGCGCCCCATACCATCCAAGACAAGGAGAAGGGAGCATCGGGAATTCCCGGTTTCTCCGGTTCCCTGTTGCTGCTGGACCGCCTGTACCGGGAAGGTGTTCCTGAATCCCGCATCCGTTCCCTGTTCGGAGAACGGGTCAGGGAAGTGTTCGGATTGCCTTCCATGGACATCACCATGGTTTCTCCCTCGGATTGCCGAAACCGTTCAGATGCCGTTGCAACCGCCTATCCGTATGATAGTTTTCTTAAATATCGTTCTTGA
- a CDS encoding YkgJ family cysteine cluster protein — translation MNYERDKIVRLLGGTFLGESLAHLSDLYDRVEDETLAFCDAYAIHCGQGCGTCCEHFMPDITSLEARMVAAYLLLVRRDLSLIDRLENGIGSDHCPLFNPQNPHHCTVYPARPLVCRLFGASASLNKDGVAEFRHCKYNDVKTMPEHLVFSQPVPVMGEYGVQLRALDGGDGEVEDLSVAVTEALSIVRLLWSLAGIRLDDDDDDSTPSPMAS, via the coding sequence ATGAACTACGAACGGGACAAGATCGTCCGGCTGTTGGGTGGGACGTTTCTTGGAGAAAGCCTCGCCCATCTGTCGGATCTGTACGACAGGGTGGAGGACGAGACGTTGGCGTTCTGTGACGCCTACGCGATCCATTGCGGACAGGGATGCGGCACCTGCTGTGAGCATTTCATGCCGGACATCACCAGTCTGGAAGCCAGGATGGTCGCAGCCTATCTGCTGTTGGTGCGGCGGGACCTCTCGTTGATCGACCGGCTGGAGAATGGCATTGGCAGCGACCATTGCCCGTTGTTCAATCCCCAGAACCCCCATCACTGCACCGTCTATCCGGCACGCCCGCTGGTCTGCCGGCTGTTCGGTGCCTCTGCGTCCCTGAACAAAGACGGAGTGGCTGAGTTCCGGCATTGCAAGTACAACGATGTGAAGACGATGCCGGAACATCTGGTCTTTTCCCAACCGGTTCCGGTGATGGGTGAGTACGGCGTGCAACTGCGCGCGCTGGATGGCGGGGATGGGGAGGTGGAGGATCTTTCCGTCGCCGTCACCGAGGCGCTTTCCATCGTCCGGCTCCTGTGGAGCCTGGCCGGCATCCGTCTTGACGACGATGATGATGATTCAACGCCCTCTCCGATGGCTTCGTGA
- a CDS encoding phospho-sugar mutase: protein MQYDEQSLWQKAQAYMAAEQTPRFRDEVRQSLEKKDWADLNDRFYTSLSFGTAGMRGVIGGGTNRINTFMVEKVSQGLAEYLVSQAEDPSVVIAYDSRHFSKEFALAAALVLAANHVQVQLFDTLHPVPMLSFSVRYLRATAGIVITASHNPAIYNGYKVYYSDGGQVTPPHDTGIATRANAVTADQIKRISEAEARSTKMLKSVSPKVDQAYYHMALASLRRPALVQGSPITVAYTPLHGTGNVPVTHLLSLLGIRTVVVKEQQLPDGAFPTVKLPNPESAEAMSRVIQLAKKEKADIVIGTDPDADRMGLAIPKNKEKTEYQLLTGNQIGVLLCDYLIHTAKELHKDSRTPMVVKSIVTTDLIKRITEANGGVEKDVLTGFKYIAEQIDHLENPRSKDRYFLFGCEESYGFLTVPSVRDKDAVSSSLAAVEMMCYYARKGMTLQDRLNEIYQEYGYSAEAVFNRDYPGQEGKETMKGIMAGMRALKDGDQIAGRNILRMTDLLADGTGLPKSDVVIIHFKSGEKLVVRPSGTEPKIKYYLFLSGKREELEPNVEVIKAEFERAL from the coding sequence ATGCAATATGATGAGCAATCCTTGTGGCAGAAAGCACAAGCGTACATGGCGGCGGAACAGACACCCAGGTTTCGTGATGAGGTGCGGCAGAGCCTGGAGAAAAAGGATTGGGCGGACCTGAACGACCGCTTCTACACCAGTTTGAGTTTCGGAACGGCGGGAATGCGGGGCGTCATCGGCGGGGGAACCAACCGCATCAACACGTTCATGGTGGAGAAAGTCTCCCAGGGCTTGGCGGAATACCTGGTGTCCCAGGCGGAAGATCCTTCCGTAGTCATCGCCTATGACAGCCGGCATTTCAGCAAAGAATTCGCTCTCGCGGCGGCGTTGGTGCTTGCCGCAAACCACGTGCAGGTGCAACTGTTCGATACCCTGCATCCCGTTCCCATGTTGAGTTTTTCCGTCCGGTACCTCCGTGCCACGGCGGGCATCGTCATCACGGCAAGCCATAATCCCGCCATCTACAACGGATACAAGGTGTACTACAGCGACGGGGGACAGGTGACGCCGCCCCATGACACCGGCATCGCCACACGTGCCAATGCCGTGACGGCTGATCAGATCAAGCGGATCAGTGAAGCGGAAGCGCGAAGCACCAAGATGTTGAAAAGCGTCTCCCCCAAGGTTGATCAGGCATACTACCACATGGCGCTTGCCAGCCTCCGTAGGCCCGCCTTGGTTCAGGGGAGCCCCATTACCGTGGCGTATACCCCGTTGCATGGCACCGGCAATGTTCCGGTCACCCACTTGCTTTCCCTGTTGGGGATCCGGACGGTGGTGGTCAAGGAACAGCAGCTCCCCGATGGCGCGTTTCCTACGGTGAAGCTTCCCAATCCGGAGAGCGCCGAAGCGATGAGCCGTGTCATCCAGCTGGCCAAAAAGGAAAAGGCGGATATTGTCATCGGCACCGATCCGGACGCTGACCGGATGGGGTTGGCAATCCCAAAGAACAAGGAAAAGACGGAGTACCAGCTGCTTACCGGAAACCAGATCGGTGTGTTGCTCTGCGACTATCTGATCCATACCGCCAAGGAACTCCACAAGGATAGCCGTACCCCGATGGTGGTCAAGAGCATCGTGACGACCGATCTGATCAAACGCATCACTGAGGCGAATGGTGGCGTGGAGAAGGATGTGCTGACCGGATTCAAGTACATTGCCGAGCAGATCGACCATCTGGAGAATCCCCGGAGCAAGGATCGCTATTTCCTGTTCGGATGTGAGGAGAGCTATGGCTTCCTCACCGTTCCGTCCGTCCGGGACAAGGACGCTGTCTCCAGTTCGTTGGCCGCGGTGGAGATGATGTGTTATTACGCCCGCAAAGGAATGACGTTGCAGGATCGCCTGAACGAGATCTACCAGGAATACGGGTACAGCGCCGAAGCGGTGTTCAATCGGGACTATCCGGGACAGGAAGGAAAGGAAACGATGAAGGGAATCATGGCGGGGATGCGGGCGCTGAAGGACGGCGACCAGATCGCCGGCCGGAATATCTTGCGGATGACCGATCTGCTTGCCGACGGCACCGGGCTTCCCAAGAGTGATGTGGTGATCATCCACTTCAAGAGCGGGGAGAAACTGGTGGTGCGTCCGTCGGGAACCGAACCGAAGATCAAATACTACCTGTTCCTCTCCGGCAAGCGGGAAGAGCTGGAGCCAAACGTCGAAGTGATCAAGGCGGAATTTGAGAGGGCGCTCTGA
- the rsmA gene encoding 16S rRNA (adenine(1518)-N(6)/adenine(1519)-N(6))-dimethyltransferase RsmA, protein MIWNFNYDSPGAIKLLLEAQDLAMCKKFGQNFLTSASIRRKIADALVIGEGMKVWEVGPGIGSLTKELLDRGASVTAFEIDHGFCRVLREFAFPGEDRFELVEGDVLKTMGERTDVPQRICGNLPYNIGSVLLAQVMESPLRPDLMVFTLQKEVAERICAAPGSKEWSSLSLLCQMDYQPSVLFAIKPGSFYPEPNVQSSVLSFRRRPEGRIPAELKATFLMLVRDLFAQRRKTVRNNLLQGKCGGMILSGGVSAVLERSSIAPSRRAEELGWDELLSLTRTFSTYVSSSPSDSTPS, encoded by the coding sequence ATGATCTGGAACTTCAATTACGATTCCCCTGGGGCGATCAAGCTGCTCTTGGAAGCCCAGGATCTGGCGATGTGCAAGAAGTTCGGGCAGAATTTCCTCACTTCGGCGTCCATTCGAAGAAAAATCGCCGACGCGCTCGTCATTGGGGAAGGAATGAAGGTGTGGGAAGTCGGCCCGGGCATCGGGTCGCTGACCAAGGAACTGCTTGACCGTGGGGCGTCGGTGACGGCCTTTGAGATCGACCATGGGTTCTGCCGGGTGCTTCGGGAATTCGCGTTTCCCGGAGAGGATCGGTTCGAACTGGTGGAAGGGGATGTCCTGAAGACAATGGGGGAGCGGACGGATGTCCCCCAGCGGATCTGCGGAAACCTGCCGTACAACATCGGGTCGGTGCTGCTTGCCCAGGTGATGGAAAGTCCGCTGCGTCCTGATCTGATGGTCTTCACGTTGCAGAAGGAAGTGGCGGAGCGGATCTGTGCCGCCCCCGGTTCAAAAGAATGGTCATCCCTTTCGTTGCTCTGTCAGATGGACTATCAGCCATCGGTGCTGTTTGCCATCAAACCGGGGAGTTTTTATCCCGAACCCAACGTGCAGAGCAGCGTGCTTTCGTTCCGGCGCAGACCGGAAGGACGCATTCCCGCCGAATTGAAAGCGACGTTCCTGATGCTGGTCCGGGACTTGTTTGCCCAACGGAGGAAGACGGTCCGGAACAATCTGCTTCAGGGAAAATGTGGTGGGATGATCCTCTCCGGTGGCGTATCCGCCGTGTTGGAGAGAAGCAGCATCGCCCCGTCCCGTCGCGCCGAAGAGCTGGGATGGGACGAGTTGCTCTCCCTTACCCGGACGTTTTCCACCTACGTTTCCAGCTCCCCTTCCGATAGTACACCCAGCTGA
- a CDS encoding prephenate dehydrogenase/arogenate dehydrogenase family protein — MRVGVYGLGRFGAFWARQLAMQNLDVCGYSLHQKPPIEGVEMVDEDTVLSCETIFFCVAISSFSEVIERVKDRIKPGTLVMDTCSVKLYPADVMDKKLSKAVYTIATHPMFGPDSGKHGIKGLPMVVCPLSCPVVIVNKWLALFKKWGLDVIRMTCDEHDKEAAWSQGVTHFVGRTLDQLHLKDTRLATTGYKLLMSIVEQTCNDPIQLFYDLQRYNPYAKEMRMSLKSALDVVMQELKEQET, encoded by the coding sequence ATGCGCGTAGGGGTATATGGATTGGGGCGCTTCGGCGCCTTCTGGGCACGGCAACTGGCCATGCAGAACCTGGATGTCTGTGGGTACAGCCTCCATCAGAAACCTCCCATCGAGGGAGTGGAGATGGTGGACGAGGATACCGTGCTCTCCTGTGAGACGATTTTCTTCTGCGTCGCCATTTCCAGTTTTTCCGAGGTGATCGAACGGGTCAAGGACCGGATCAAGCCGGGAACGTTGGTAATGGATACCTGCTCGGTGAAACTGTACCCCGCCGATGTGATGGACAAGAAGCTCAGCAAGGCGGTCTATACCATCGCCACCCATCCGATGTTCGGCCCGGACTCCGGCAAGCACGGCATCAAGGGGCTTCCCATGGTGGTCTGCCCGCTCTCCTGCCCGGTGGTCATCGTCAACAAATGGCTTGCCTTGTTCAAGAAATGGGGGTTGGATGTCATCCGCATGACCTGTGACGAACATGACAAGGAAGCGGCCTGGAGCCAAGGAGTCACCCACTTTGTCGGCCGGACGTTGGATCAATTGCACCTGAAGGACACCCGGTTGGCTACCACCGGATACAAACTGCTGATGTCCATCGTCGAACAGACCTGCAATGACCCCATCCAGTTGTTCTATGATCTGCAACGGTACAACCCGTACGCCAAAGAGATGCGGATGAGCCTGAAGAGCGCCCTGGATGTCGTCATGCAGGAACTGAAAGAACAGGAAACATGA
- a CDS encoding class I SAM-dependent rRNA methyltransferase has product MQTITIQGGKEKQLLRHHPWVFSKAITPGQSPEEGPCRVETSEGRFIAWGWYDEKSHIPLHLLSWDEADVIDELWWEARIKDAVQRRARFFRDKRTTTTTFRIIFSEADMLPGLVADVYGTMIRIIISSHIAWGKKDLIVRTLDGLLKPSLQVITTDSAYTGVESLPGGALFWKDGAYFTPDGKLPAVRFREDGLWYEVVPGMGQKSGFYCDQRDNRRAIETYCADAVVLDAFCYTGAFTLHALRAGARRVDCLDSSEDALRQLLYHIHLNQNEGTIPQDGRDKVTTTTCNVFEQMRSIPHNTYDVMILDPPKLAQTKSQAEAASKAYKDLNRLAMERIKRGGILVTFSCSGAITSELFRTILAWSAQDAHREAQVLRILGAGEDHPIRLSFPESEYLKGCVVRVL; this is encoded by the coding sequence ATGCAGACCATCACGATACAAGGCGGGAAGGAGAAGCAACTGCTCCGCCATCACCCATGGGTGTTCTCCAAAGCGATCACGCCGGGACAGAGCCCGGAAGAAGGCCCGTGCAGGGTGGAAACCAGCGAAGGCCGGTTCATCGCATGGGGCTGGTACGACGAGAAAAGCCATATTCCGCTCCATTTGCTCTCCTGGGACGAAGCGGATGTGATCGACGAGCTGTGGTGGGAAGCCAGAATCAAGGATGCCGTGCAACGAAGAGCCCGGTTTTTCCGTGACAAACGTACGACAACCACCACGTTCCGGATCATCTTTTCCGAAGCGGACATGTTGCCCGGACTGGTGGCCGATGTGTATGGCACGATGATCCGGATCATCATCTCCAGCCACATCGCCTGGGGAAAGAAGGATCTGATCGTCCGCACGCTGGATGGGTTGCTCAAACCGTCCCTCCAGGTGATCACCACGGACAGCGCCTACACCGGGGTGGAATCACTTCCCGGTGGCGCGCTGTTCTGGAAAGACGGAGCGTACTTCACGCCGGATGGCAAGCTTCCCGCCGTGCGGTTCCGTGAAGACGGGTTGTGGTACGAAGTCGTTCCCGGCATGGGGCAGAAAAGCGGTTTCTACTGCGACCAGCGGGACAACCGTAGAGCCATCGAGACGTACTGCGCCGACGCCGTGGTGCTGGACGCCTTCTGCTATACCGGCGCGTTCACCCTTCACGCGCTTCGCGCAGGAGCCCGCAGGGTGGATTGTCTTGACTCAAGCGAAGACGCGCTCCGTCAACTGCTCTACCACATTCACCTGAACCAGAATGAAGGAACCATCCCTCAGGACGGCAGGGACAAAGTCACCACGACGACCTGCAACGTGTTCGAACAGATGCGTTCCATCCCGCACAACACCTACGACGTGATGATCCTGGATCCCCCGAAGCTCGCCCAGACGAAGAGCCAGGCGGAAGCTGCGTCCAAAGCGTACAAGGATCTCAACCGGCTTGCCATGGAGCGGATCAAACGGGGTGGCATTCTGGTGACGTTCAGTTGCAGCGGAGCCATCACCAGCGAACTGTTCCGCACCATCCTCGCCTGGAGCGCCCAGGACGCCCATCGGGAAGCGCAGGTACTGCGGATTCTTGGGGCGGGAGAGGATCATCCGATCCGTCTCTCGTTCCCCGAATCAGAGTACCTGAAAGGATGCGTCGTCCGGGTGCTGTGA